In Curtobacterium sp. TC1, the following proteins share a genomic window:
- a CDS encoding MFS transporter permease, which translates to MTTAWSGGRRPRDRRPRPRGVWIAGGIGVVLVAGVLLGAFLPLVGFLGGVTATTAGLVPFPFIRVTVIAVLGLVVVLALLALALTRRHTTTATIAVVLAVLVSIAVTIVPVVLVAVGSADRAGDVWPIVTELWQRFTG; encoded by the coding sequence GTGACCACCGCCTGGTCCGGCGGTCGTCGGCCCCGCGACCGACGGCCCCGGCCACGCGGCGTGTGGATCGCGGGTGGCATCGGCGTGGTCCTGGTCGCCGGGGTCCTGCTCGGGGCGTTCCTGCCCCTGGTCGGCTTCCTCGGCGGCGTCACGGCCACCACCGCGGGCCTCGTCCCGTTCCCGTTCATCCGGGTCACGGTGATCGCGGTGCTCGGCCTGGTCGTCGTGTTGGCGCTCCTCGCGCTCGCGCTCACCCGGCGGCACACCACCACGGCGACGATCGCCGTCGTGCTCGCTGTGCTGGTGAGCATCGCCGTCACGATCGTCCCCGTGGTCCTGGTCGCCGTCGGCTCCGCTGACCGCGCCGGCGACGTGTGGCCCATCGTCACCGAGCTCTGGCAACGCTTCACCGGCTGA
- a CDS encoding gamma-glutamylcyclotransferase family protein yields the protein MKRLSHGQRWVIGLGAFALVCLVVGIIAIAVGVGWGILLVVVGLLHLGLTGVAGALVWTSTPTIAPRPVKRPTPRPGETHRVFSYGTLRQPLVQESLFGDHVPTTPDTLPGWRLDWVAITDPEVVRTSGSDLHPILRRGSADDVVEGSTLTLGYEWQLRAVDDYEVADYQRIRVELASGLSAWVYVAADEV from the coding sequence GTGAAGCGTCTCTCCCACGGCCAGCGCTGGGTCATCGGTCTCGGCGCGTTCGCGCTCGTCTGTCTCGTCGTCGGCATCATCGCGATCGCCGTCGGCGTCGGTTGGGGGATCCTCCTCGTCGTCGTCGGACTGCTCCACCTCGGACTGACCGGGGTCGCGGGCGCACTCGTCTGGACCTCGACCCCGACGATCGCTCCCCGGCCCGTCAAGCGCCCGACGCCGCGTCCGGGTGAGACGCACCGGGTGTTCTCGTACGGCACGCTGCGGCAGCCGCTCGTGCAGGAGTCGCTGTTCGGCGACCACGTCCCGACCACACCGGACACGCTGCCCGGGTGGCGGCTCGACTGGGTGGCGATAACCGACCCCGAGGTGGTCCGGACCAGCGGCTCGGACCTGCACCCGATCCTCCGCCGCGGCTCTGCGGACGACGTCGTCGAGGGGTCGACCCTGACCCTCGGCTACGAGTGGCAGCTCCGCGCGGTCGACGACTACGAGGTCGCGGACTACCAGCGCATCCGGGTCGAACTCGCCTCGGGTCTGTCGGCCTGGGTCTACGTGGCGGCCGACGAGGTCTGA
- a CDS encoding NAD-dependent epimerase/dehydratase family protein, which produces MTVLVTGASGFLGQATAAAVRDAGHEVRTFQRRPSGVAGVQDVAGTMTDDAAVVRAVDGVDAVVHLAAKVSLAGDPADFARVNVDGTRALVDAARRAGARRFVFVSSPSVAHTGSSLVGAGAGVAEPQHARGDYARTKAAAELLALDADAPGFAVVAVRPHLVWGPGDTQLIGRIVERARAGRLPLLDSGAALIDTLYVDNAASAMVAALEHAADDDVHGNAYVVTNGEPRPVADLLTGICAASGVAAPRWHVPASVARVAGSLVEAVWRVRPGQDEPPMTRFLAEQLSTAHWFDQRRTRADLQWAPSVSIDEGLARLAAAQTSSAAT; this is translated from the coding sequence GTGACGGTCCTGGTGACCGGGGCCAGCGGGTTCCTCGGGCAGGCCACCGCCGCAGCCGTGCGCGACGCCGGGCACGAGGTCCGCACGTTCCAGCGGCGGCCCTCGGGGGTCGCGGGCGTGCAGGACGTCGCCGGCACGATGACCGACGACGCCGCAGTGGTACGCGCGGTCGACGGGGTCGACGCCGTCGTGCACCTCGCCGCGAAGGTCTCCCTGGCGGGTGACCCTGCCGACTTCGCTCGCGTGAACGTCGACGGCACCCGAGCGCTCGTCGACGCCGCACGTCGTGCCGGTGCCCGGCGCTTCGTGTTCGTGTCGTCGCCGTCGGTCGCGCACACCGGATCGTCGCTGGTCGGCGCCGGAGCGGGCGTCGCCGAACCGCAGCACGCTCGTGGTGACTACGCCCGCACGAAGGCCGCGGCCGAACTGCTCGCGCTCGACGCCGATGCTCCGGGGTTCGCCGTCGTCGCCGTCCGGCCGCACCTGGTGTGGGGACCGGGGGACACCCAGCTGATCGGCCGCATCGTCGAGCGGGCACGGGCCGGACGGCTCCCGCTGCTCGACTCCGGGGCCGCCCTGATCGACACCCTCTACGTCGACAACGCCGCCTCGGCCATGGTCGCGGCGCTCGAGCACGCGGCGGACGACGACGTGCACGGCAACGCCTACGTCGTCACGAACGGCGAGCCCCGGCCCGTCGCGGACCTGCTCACCGGGATCTGCGCGGCCTCGGGCGTCGCAGCACCCCGGTGGCACGTGCCGGCGTCTGTGGCACGGGTTGCGGGGTCCCTGGTCGAGGCCGTGTGGCGGGTGCGTCCGGGGCAGGACGAGCCACCGATGACCCGGTTCCTCGCCGAGCAGCTCTCGACGGCGCACTGGTTCGACCAGCGCCGCACCCGGGCCGACCTGCAGTGGGCGCCCTCGGTGTCGATCGACGAGGGCCTCGCGCGCTTGGCGGCGGCTCAGACCTCGTCGGCCGCCACGTAG
- a CDS encoding alpha/beta fold hydrolase, which produces MPRVAASTAPATQPPSLPGLDPAWSRLVTVPEWSESRSGGGPTRAGSGASRSLRSDVPAEPVGTDRAARTWHLLDTAGSLAALGVEPVGTILCVHGNPTWSYLWRSVLRTSLEVARAGGPAWRVVAVDQLDMGFSERTGVERGLPQRVADLGALTDELGLTGPVVTLGHDWGGVVSLGWAVDHPDVLAAVMTCNTAVHQPDDAPIPAPLRLALGPGLLGRATVVTPAFLETTLGIAHPRLERAVADGYRAPYRGAARRGGIGGFVADIPVDARHRSAPELDRIAAGVAALEVPALLLWGPRDPVFLERYLDDLSERLPHADVHRFEGAGHLLPDDADVAGAVFDWIGDRLPDGHVPETVPTGLPVDDHQSTDVSRPLGAALEDLRDSDEPALVEMAAAGGPRTITWRLLARRVDEIAAGLDDLGVRSGDRVSLLVTPGADLTAVLYACVRIGAVVVVADAGLGLRGLTRAVRGARPDWIIGALPGLGAARALGWPGRRIATVPLPAPARRALRVEHTLVDVARRGARRLAHGSALPTVPTSDAPAAILFTSGSTGPAKGVVYTHGQLGAVRDVLATQYDIGVGTGLVAGFAPFALLGPALGARSVAPDMDVTAPRTLTARAVAASVAAADATVVFLSPAALANVVATATASALDGADRAALARVRLFLSAGAPVSAALLTAATELMPNASAHTPYGMTEGLLMTDVDLDGVRSAAASDDEGICVGAPAANVRVRIAPLDASGAATGALTDTAGVTGEIVVAAPHVRDHYDRLWRTNRVARLGVEDPRGHRTGDVGHLDASGRLWVEGRMQHVLTTPDGVVTPVGPEQRIEGVPGVGRAGVAGIGPRGTQQVVAVVETTSGRRARRPALASPALAASVRAAAGVPIAAVLTVPVLPTDIRHNSKVDRTRLSRWATAVLSGGRMTRP; this is translated from the coding sequence CTGCCCCGCGTCGCCGCGAGCACGGCTCCGGCGACGCAGCCGCCCTCCCTGCCCGGTCTCGACCCGGCGTGGTCACGCCTGGTGACGGTTCCGGAGTGGTCCGAGAGCCGCTCGGGAGGTGGGCCCACGCGGGCCGGTTCCGGGGCGTCGCGGAGCTTGCGGAGCGACGTTCCGGCCGAGCCCGTGGGGACGGATCGCGCCGCGCGCACCTGGCACCTCCTCGACACGGCCGGGTCCCTGGCCGCGCTCGGCGTGGAACCGGTCGGCACCATCCTGTGCGTGCACGGCAACCCGACGTGGTCGTACCTGTGGCGGTCGGTGCTCCGCACCTCGCTCGAGGTCGCCCGCGCCGGTGGTCCGGCGTGGCGCGTGGTCGCCGTCGACCAGCTCGACATGGGCTTCTCGGAGCGCACCGGCGTCGAACGGGGGCTGCCGCAGCGCGTCGCGGACCTCGGCGCCCTGACCGACGAACTCGGACTGACCGGCCCGGTCGTCACCCTCGGCCACGACTGGGGCGGCGTGGTGTCGCTCGGCTGGGCCGTCGACCACCCCGACGTCCTCGCCGCGGTGATGACGTGCAACACCGCCGTGCACCAGCCCGACGACGCCCCGATCCCCGCGCCGCTGCGGCTCGCCCTGGGCCCGGGGCTGCTCGGCCGAGCGACCGTGGTGACGCCGGCGTTCCTCGAGACGACGCTCGGCATCGCGCACCCGAGGCTCGAGCGTGCCGTGGCCGACGGCTACCGTGCGCCCTACCGCGGTGCCGCCCGACGCGGCGGCATCGGGGGCTTCGTCGCGGACATCCCCGTCGACGCCCGGCACCGGAGCGCGCCCGAACTCGACCGCATCGCCGCCGGGGTCGCGGCGCTCGAGGTCCCGGCGCTGCTGCTCTGGGGTCCCCGCGACCCGGTGTTCCTGGAGCGCTACCTCGACGACCTGTCCGAGCGGCTGCCGCACGCCGACGTGCACCGCTTCGAGGGCGCGGGCCACCTGTTGCCGGACGACGCCGACGTGGCGGGCGCGGTGTTCGACTGGATCGGCGACCGCCTGCCGGACGGACACGTGCCCGAGACGGTCCCCACGGGCCTCCCGGTCGACGACCACCAGTCGACCGACGTGAGCCGCCCGCTCGGCGCCGCGCTCGAGGACCTGCGCGACAGCGACGAACCCGCCCTGGTCGAGATGGCTGCTGCCGGCGGTCCCCGCACGATCACGTGGCGCCTGCTCGCACGTCGGGTGGACGAGATCGCCGCCGGGCTGGACGACCTCGGTGTCCGGAGCGGCGACCGGGTCTCGCTCCTCGTCACCCCCGGAGCCGACCTGACGGCCGTCCTGTACGCCTGCGTGCGGATCGGCGCGGTCGTGGTCGTGGCGGATGCCGGGCTGGGCCTGCGCGGCCTGACCCGTGCGGTGCGCGGAGCCCGGCCCGACTGGATCATCGGCGCGTTGCCCGGACTCGGAGCCGCCCGTGCGCTCGGCTGGCCGGGTCGCCGCATCGCGACCGTCCCGCTGCCCGCCCCCGCTCGGCGTGCCCTGCGCGTGGAGCACACGCTGGTCGACGTCGCCCGGCGCGGCGCCCGTCGACTCGCCCACGGCTCCGCGCTCCCCACGGTGCCGACGTCCGACGCTCCGGCAGCGATCCTGTTCACCTCCGGGTCGACCGGTCCGGCGAAGGGCGTCGTGTACACGCACGGACAGCTCGGAGCCGTCCGCGACGTCCTGGCGACCCAGTACGACATCGGGGTCGGCACCGGGCTCGTCGCGGGCTTCGCACCCTTCGCCCTGCTCGGTCCCGCCCTCGGGGCGCGGTCGGTGGCCCCGGACATGGACGTCACCGCGCCCCGCACCCTGACGGCCCGTGCCGTGGCGGCCTCGGTGGCCGCGGCGGACGCGACCGTGGTGTTCCTGTCGCCGGCGGCGCTGGCGAACGTCGTGGCGACGGCGACGGCGTCGGCGCTGGACGGTGCCGACCGTGCGGCGCTCGCACGCGTCCGGCTGTTCCTGTCGGCGGGTGCCCCGGTGTCCGCCGCGCTGCTCACCGCGGCGACGGAGCTGATGCCGAACGCGAGCGCGCACACCCCCTACGGCATGACCGAGGGACTGCTCATGACCGACGTCGACCTGGACGGCGTCCGTTCCGCTGCGGCCTCGGACGACGAGGGCATCTGCGTCGGCGCTCCGGCGGCGAACGTCCGGGTGCGGATCGCGCCGCTCGACGCCTCGGGCGCCGCGACCGGGGCGCTGACCGACACGGCGGGCGTCACCGGCGAGATCGTCGTCGCAGCACCGCACGTGCGCGACCACTACGACCGACTGTGGCGGACGAACCGGGTCGCGCGACTCGGCGTCGAGGACCCGCGCGGACACCGCACCGGCGACGTCGGACACCTGGACGCCTCCGGGCGCCTCTGGGTCGAGGGGCGGATGCAGCACGTGCTCACCACCCCCGACGGCGTCGTCACCCCGGTCGGACCGGAACAGCGCATCGAGGGCGTCCCCGGGGTCGGTCGTGCCGGTGTCGCGGGGATCGGCCCGCGCGGGACGCAGCAGGTCGTCGCGGTGGTCGAGACCACGAGCGGACGACGTGCCCGGCGTCCCGCCCTGGCGTCGCCGGCGTTGGCCGCGTCGGTCCGGGCGGCTGCCGGGGTCCCGATCGCCGCCGTGCTGACCGTGCCGGTGCTGCCGACGGACATCCGGCACAACTCGAAGGTCGACCGCACCCGGCTGTCCCGCTGGGCGACCGCGGTGCTGTCCGGCGGACGGATGACCCGGCCGTGA
- a CDS encoding 3-oxoacyl-ACP synthase III, which yields MSVTIMTERPVDQAANGQRAASSEPEQPGNATAKHHNVSLLSVATTTAERVTTSADIEARLRGVLRRLRLPMGLLERVAGVIERRNWGEGQTFQDAAIDAGRRAMAEAGVRPDEIGLLINTSVTRPHLEPSVAVRLHHGLGLPSSAINFDIANACLGFVNAMSVAAGMIDSGQIKYALVVDGEDADQVQLNTIDRLNQGGRNRKDFMSEFASLTLGSGAAAAVLGPADLHPEGHRIVGGVTRAATQWYDLCVGSVDGMFTDAKMLLKGGMELVVAAWTEARAHFDWANMDRYVLHQVSDVHTNAFVEAIGIPRDKVPTTYQRFGNVGPASIPITLADEVESGGIRRGDRVFLGGVGSGINTAMMELHW from the coding sequence GTGTCGGTGACGATCATGACGGAACGGCCGGTCGACCAGGCAGCGAACGGGCAGCGGGCGGCGAGCAGTGAACCCGAGCAGCCCGGCAACGCCACGGCGAAGCACCACAACGTCTCGCTGCTGTCCGTGGCGACGACCACCGCCGAACGCGTGACGACCTCTGCTGACATCGAGGCCCGGCTCCGCGGCGTGCTCCGTCGACTCCGTCTGCCGATGGGCCTGCTCGAGCGCGTCGCCGGTGTGATCGAGCGTCGCAACTGGGGCGAGGGCCAGACCTTCCAGGACGCCGCCATCGACGCCGGTCGTCGCGCCATGGCCGAGGCGGGTGTGCGTCCCGACGAGATCGGGCTGCTCATCAACACCTCGGTGACCCGTCCGCACCTCGAGCCGTCGGTCGCCGTGCGCCTGCACCACGGGCTCGGCCTGCCGTCGTCGGCGATCAACTTCGACATCGCGAACGCGTGCCTGGGCTTCGTCAACGCCATGAGCGTCGCGGCGGGCATGATCGACTCCGGTCAGATCAAGTACGCGCTCGTCGTCGACGGCGAGGACGCCGACCAGGTGCAGCTCAACACCATCGACCGTCTGAACCAGGGCGGCCGGAACCGCAAGGACTTCATGAGCGAGTTCGCCAGCCTGACCCTCGGGTCCGGCGCCGCGGCCGCCGTGCTCGGCCCGGCGGACCTGCACCCCGAGGGCCACCGGATCGTCGGCGGCGTCACCCGCGCGGCGACCCAGTGGTACGACCTGTGCGTCGGCAGCGTGGACGGCATGTTCACGGACGCCAAGATGCTGCTCAAGGGCGGCATGGAGCTCGTCGTCGCCGCGTGGACCGAGGCCCGCGCCCACTTCGACTGGGCGAACATGGACCGCTACGTCCTGCACCAGGTCTCCGACGTGCACACCAACGCGTTCGTCGAGGCCATCGGCATCCCGCGCGACAAGGTCCCCACCACCTACCAGCGGTTCGGCAACGTCGGTCCGGCGTCCATCCCGATCACCCTGGCCGACGAGGTCGAGTCCGGCGGCATCCGCCGCGGCGACCGCGTGTTCCTGGGTGGCGTGGGCTCCGGCATCAACACGGCGATGATGGAACTGCACTGGTGA
- the rimK gene encoding 30S ribosomal protein S6--L-glutamate ligase produces MKLAILSRAPQAYSTQRLRAAALDRGHEVKVLNTLRFAIDLSGEDPDLLYRGKLLSDYDAVLPRIGNSITYYGTAVVRQFEQMDVYTPNTATGITNSRDKLRANQILSRHHIGMPATTFVNSRADVRGAIERVGGAPVVIKLLEGTQGIGVILAPEEKVAESIVETLHSTKQNVLIQSFISESRGRDIRALVVGDRVVAAMRRTASGDEFRSNVHRGGTVEKVTLSPEYEAVAVRSAQIMGLKVAGVDMFEGNDGPLVMEVNSSPGLEGVERATGLDVAGAIIDFIGNQVAFPEIDVRQRLSVSTGYGVAELLVHTNADLVGKTIKESGLWDRDITVLTLHRGATVIPNPRSGVTLQASDRLLCFGKLEEMRSMVPDRRRRRSTIRKLPKDA; encoded by the coding sequence ATGAAACTCGCCATCCTGTCGCGCGCCCCGCAGGCGTACTCCACCCAACGCCTCCGTGCGGCAGCGCTGGACCGCGGTCACGAGGTCAAGGTGCTGAACACCCTGCGCTTCGCGATCGACCTGTCCGGCGAAGACCCGGACCTGCTCTACCGCGGCAAGCTCCTGTCCGACTACGACGCCGTCCTGCCCCGGATCGGCAACTCGATCACCTACTACGGCACCGCGGTCGTGCGGCAGTTCGAGCAGATGGACGTCTACACGCCGAACACCGCGACGGGCATCACGAACTCACGGGACAAGCTCCGGGCGAACCAGATCCTGTCCCGGCACCACATCGGCATGCCCGCGACGACGTTCGTGAACAGCCGGGCCGACGTCCGCGGCGCGATCGAGCGGGTCGGCGGCGCTCCGGTCGTCATCAAACTGCTCGAGGGCACGCAGGGCATCGGGGTGATCCTGGCACCGGAGGAGAAGGTCGCCGAGTCCATCGTCGAGACCCTGCACTCGACGAAGCAGAACGTCCTGATCCAGTCGTTCATCTCGGAGAGCCGTGGCCGCGACATCCGTGCGCTCGTCGTCGGCGACCGGGTCGTGGCCGCGATGCGCAGGACGGCGTCAGGGGACGAGTTCCGGTCCAACGTGCACCGCGGCGGCACGGTCGAGAAGGTCACGCTGTCGCCCGAGTACGAAGCGGTGGCTGTCCGGTCGGCGCAGATCATGGGCCTCAAGGTCGCCGGCGTCGACATGTTCGAGGGCAACGACGGCCCACTGGTGATGGAGGTCAACTCGTCACCGGGGCTCGAGGGCGTCGAGCGTGCGACGGGCCTCGACGTCGCCGGCGCGATCATCGACTTCATCGGCAACCAGGTCGCCTTCCCGGAGATCGACGTGCGCCAGCGGCTCAGCGTCTCGACGGGCTACGGCGTCGCCGAGCTGCTCGTGCACACCAACGCCGACCTGGTCGGGAAGACGATCAAGGAGTCCGGGCTCTGGGACCGGGACATCACCGTGCTGACCCTGCACCGGGGCGCGACCGTCATCCCGAACCCGCGCAGTGGGGTGACGCTGCAGGCAAGTGACCGGCTGCTCTGCTTCGGCAAGCTCGAGGAGATGCGCTCGATGGTGCCGGACCGTCGACGCCGTCGGAGCACGATCCGGAAGCTCCCGAAGGACGCCTGA
- a CDS encoding ATP-dependent zinc protease gives MARAPKSPDGGLVVAGWREWAGLPDLGLPWIKVKLDTGARSSALHAFDLEELPGDRVRFSVHPWQDTDADAVTIECAVHDRRVIRSSTGHTQERIVVLTTITLAGRAVESEVTLSNRDQMGFRMLVGREALRQGFLVDPARSFMAGRAPKEIRRRNRGRA, from the coding sequence ATGGCGCGTGCTCCGAAGTCCCCCGACGGCGGGCTCGTCGTCGCCGGCTGGCGCGAGTGGGCCGGCCTGCCGGACCTCGGGCTGCCGTGGATCAAGGTCAAGCTCGACACCGGTGCGCGCAGCTCGGCACTGCACGCGTTCGACCTCGAGGAACTGCCCGGTGACCGGGTGCGGTTCTCGGTGCACCCCTGGCAGGACACCGATGCCGATGCGGTCACGATCGAGTGCGCTGTACACGACCGGCGCGTCATCCGCAGCTCGACCGGGCACACCCAGGAACGCATCGTCGTGCTCACCACGATCACCCTGGCGGGGCGCGCCGTCGAGTCCGAGGTCACCCTGAGCAACCGCGACCAGATGGGGTTCCGGATGCTCGTCGGCCGAGAGGCCCTGCGACAGGGGTTCCTCGTCGACCCTGCGAGGTCCTTCATGGCCGGACGGGCTCCGAAGGAGATCCGGCGCCGGAACCGCGGGCGCGCCTGA